A section of the Vibrio vulnificus CMCP6 genome encodes:
- the mukE gene encoding chromosome partition protein MukE yields MSSTDINEYMPENLAKAICNPLFPALDSMLRAGRHISSEDLDNHALLSDYEVELSAFYQRYNTELVKAPEGFFYLRPRSTSLIARSVLSELDMLVGKVLCFLYLSPERLAHEGIFTNQELYEELIALTDEKKLMKLVTNRASGSDLDREKLFEKVRTSLRRLRRLGMIINVGDSGKFSISEAVFRFGADVRAGDDIREAQLRLIRDGEAVVHTQEPTQASLLADEEEQDYNEQAELEGEA; encoded by the coding sequence ATGTCATCGACCGATATTAATGAATACATGCCAGAAAATCTGGCCAAAGCGATTTGCAACCCGCTGTTTCCAGCATTGGATAGCATGCTGCGTGCAGGTCGTCACATCTCGAGTGAAGATTTAGATAACCACGCACTGCTATCGGATTACGAAGTTGAGCTGTCGGCTTTTTATCAACGTTACAACACGGAGTTGGTGAAAGCGCCAGAAGGTTTCTTTTACCTTCGTCCGCGTTCAACCTCATTGATTGCCCGCAGTGTGCTCTCTGAGCTGGACATGTTGGTGGGCAAGGTGCTCTGTTTCCTTTACTTGAGCCCAGAGCGTTTGGCGCATGAAGGTATCTTTACCAATCAAGAGTTGTATGAAGAGCTGATCGCACTGACCGATGAAAAGAAACTGATGAAATTGGTGACCAACCGTGCGTCCGGGTCTGATCTCGACCGTGAAAAGTTGTTCGAAAAAGTACGCACCTCATTAAGACGTTTACGCCGTTTAGGCATGATCATCAATGTGGGAGACAGCGGCAAATTCAGCATCAGTGAAGCGGTGTTCCGTTTTGGTGCGGATGTGCGCGCGGGAGATGATATTCGCGAAGCGCAATTGCGTTTGATCCGCGATGGTGAAGCGGTGGTTCACACTCAAGAGCCGACTCAGGCAAGCCTACTGGCTGACGAAGAAGAACAGGATTATAACGAGCAAGCTGAATTAGAAGGTGAAGCATGA
- the elyC gene encoding envelope biogenesis factor ElyC has protein sequence MFELKKVLSALLMPLPALLLIGLAGLMLIMFSTRQKTGCFIILFSFLGIFLVSFQPVASKLLMPLERQYSVFLPEVQTVDYVMVLGNGHVVDDQIPPTSELSRASLMRLTEGIRILKMYPGSKLILSGYAGGSETSHARMMANVALALGVAKSDIILLEDAKDTWEEARQAAAFVRQKQLVLVTSASHMARAMKEFHDAGITPLPAPTNYLAQKNISQAWDRYAPKAIYLEQTERYWYETLGQLWQGMRDLLLTDEQIMAENRASK, from the coding sequence ATGTTTGAGCTGAAAAAAGTGCTCTCGGCACTGTTAATGCCTTTGCCAGCACTACTTTTAATAGGCTTAGCTGGTCTGATGCTGATTATGTTTAGCACCAGACAAAAAACGGGGTGTTTCATCATATTATTCTCCTTTTTGGGGATATTCTTGGTTTCTTTCCAACCCGTTGCCAGCAAGTTATTAATGCCATTAGAAAGGCAATACTCTGTATTTCTACCCGAAGTACAAACCGTCGATTACGTCATGGTATTGGGCAATGGCCATGTGGTGGATGATCAAATCCCCCCTACGTCTGAGTTAAGCCGTGCTTCGTTGATGCGTTTGACGGAAGGGATTCGTATTTTAAAGATGTATCCGGGCTCAAAATTGATTCTGTCCGGCTATGCGGGCGGCTCAGAAACCAGCCATGCGCGCATGATGGCAAACGTGGCTTTGGCTCTGGGTGTCGCGAAATCAGACATTATTCTTCTTGAAGATGCCAAAGATACTTGGGAAGAGGCGAGACAAGCAGCAGCATTTGTGCGTCAGAAACAGCTGGTTTTGGTTACTTCTGCCAGTCACATGGCACGTGCAATGAAAGAGTTTCATGACGCTGGCATAACGCCGTTACCTGCGCCAACAAACTACCTTGCGCAAAAGAACATCTCTCAAGCTTGGGATAGATATGCCCCTAAAGCCATCTACCTTGAGCAAACTGAGCGCTACTGGTACGAAACCCTCGGCCAGCTATGGCAAGGCATGCGAGATTTGCTTCTTACTGACGAACAAATCATGGCAGAGAATCGCGCATCAAAATGA
- the cmoM gene encoding tRNA uridine 5-oxyacetic acid(34) methyltransferase CmoM, producing the protein MITQAAVNQDRNFDDIAHKFAKNIYGSDKGEIRQVIVWEDLQQLLATFDEAKQPLTVLDAGGGLAQMSQKLAKLGHHIALCDLSSEMLQLAEQDIAKNGLLEQYRLIHSPVQKIGEHLAEPVDVVMFHAVMEWLADPKSALETVLEQVAPGGAASIMFYNHHGLVYKNVVCGNIPHILEGMPHRKRFKLQPQKGLEPQSVYQWIEDAGFEIYGKSGIRCFSDYIGNRQNMGDYQYEDVLELERRLCRQEPYLSLGRYIHVWAKKKDKQE; encoded by the coding sequence ATGATAACTCAAGCTGCTGTGAACCAAGACCGTAATTTCGACGATATTGCCCACAAATTTGCAAAAAATATTTACGGGTCAGACAAAGGCGAGATTCGCCAAGTGATTGTTTGGGAAGATCTTCAACAATTGTTAGCCACCTTTGACGAGGCCAAACAGCCTCTAACCGTATTGGATGCGGGGGGCGGGTTGGCACAAATGTCACAAAAGCTTGCCAAACTCGGACATCACATTGCCTTATGTGATCTATCTTCTGAAATGCTGCAATTAGCAGAGCAGGATATTGCAAAAAATGGCTTGCTTGAGCAGTATCGGCTGATCCATTCTCCGGTGCAGAAGATTGGTGAGCACCTAGCAGAGCCCGTCGATGTGGTGATGTTTCATGCCGTGATGGAATGGTTGGCGGATCCAAAATCCGCGTTGGAAACGGTATTAGAACAAGTCGCACCGGGTGGCGCCGCGTCTATTATGTTCTACAACCACCATGGCTTGGTTTATAAGAATGTGGTCTGTGGCAATATCCCACATATTCTTGAGGGTATGCCTCATCGCAAACGCTTTAAGCTGCAACCGCAAAAAGGCCTAGAACCTCAATCTGTTTATCAGTGGATTGAAGACGCAGGTTTTGAAATTTATGGAAAATCCGGTATTCGCTGTTTCAGTGATTATATAGGGAACAGACAGAATATGGGTGATTACCAGTACGAGGATGTGCTCGAGTTGGAACGACGTCTGTGTCGCCAAGAGCCTTACCTCTCGCTGGGCCGATACATTCATGTGTGGGCTAAGAAGAAAGATAAACAGGAATAA
- the mukB gene encoding chromosome partition protein MukB, whose translation MIERGKYQSLTMVNWNGFFARTFDIDGLVTTLSGGNGAGKSTTMAAFITALIPDQSLLHFRNTTEAGSSQASRDKGLYGKLQPGACYAALDVVNSRNQRLLFAVKLQQVAGRDKKVDIKPFVIQGLPSHVKPTDVLIESVSATQARVRQINEVKESVAQYEGVQFKSFSSIVDYHAQMFEFGVIPKKLRNSSDRSKFYRLIEASLYGGISSAITRSLRDYLLPQNGGVKKAFQDMESALRENRMTLEAIKTTQADRDLFKHLITESTNYVAADYMRHANERHKKLEQSLSLRSELFSSRETLIEQNRLLNQVQQELEMLVESESALEQDYQGASDHLQLVQNALRQQEKIERYQEDLEELNERLEEQSMVVEEAQERVLMAEEQSTVAENEVDSLKTQLADYQQALDVQQTRALQYQQAVQALEKAKVLLSDSTLTAESAQALVAQLTQSEAEQTQALLALKHKLDMSSAAAQQFENALKLVHSIAGQVERAEASRHAKAAIQQARSAQQVVQNENQWRAQHRDLERSLNQQNQAQALVAEYQKAHQVTLDDEVMFEQERERHHAQLDSLEIALEENRELRSEQRRQEQDLQSDITQLQAIAPKWIAANDALEKLREQSGAELADSQSVMSQMQQVLEQEKQLSQAKDKLAERRSQLESEIERLASPGGSNDPRLKGLADTLGGVLLSEIYDDITIDDAPYFSAMYGPARHAIVVSDLSGIEEKLVELDDCPEDLYIIEGDVDAFDDSSIKAEELEGAVCVRLNDRQMRYSRFPVIPLFGRAAREQRLELLRSEREEVVEKHAKAAFDAQKMQRLFQAFNQFVAEHIQVAFAADPEQALVIARDKRNQLTRTLAELEAKELQMRSQIQNSKQALTMLDKLAPMMAVISDDTIGERFAELEEKIAQLADAKQFLGAHAKAVEQLESQLAVLDADPEQFDALEAQYQSADSQLQALKKQIFALSDLVERRHYFAYADSVDLLSKSSELSEQLKAKLVEAERARSRYRDELKQQQEQMNQYNQVLASLKSSYQAKLETVQEFKQELAEFGVSADEGALERAIRRRDELHERLHTSRSRKSEYERTLTSTELGMKELAKRLKKVQKEYVELRTFVVAAKAGWCSVLRLARENDVERRLHKRELAYLSAGELRSMSDKSLGALRLAVANNDDLRDALRLSEDNARPERKVLFYIAVYQHLRERIRQDIIHTDDPVEAIEEMEVELARLTEELTMRENRLAISSESVASIIKKTIQREQNRIRMLNQGLSNISFGQVKGVRLNVKVRESHEVLLNGLATQQEQHKDLFETARYTFSEAMAKLFQRVNPHIDMGQRSPQVLGEELLDYRNYLELSIEVNRGSDGWLQAESGALSTGEAIGTGQSILLMVVQSWEEESRRLRSKDIVPCRLLFLDEAARLDAKSISTLFELCDRLDMQLLIAAPENISPEKGTTYKLVRKVFKDHEHVHVVGLRGFGQEQKPKSEAQQMIEEFEA comes from the coding sequence ATGATTGAAAGAGGTAAATATCAATCGCTGACCATGGTCAACTGGAACGGCTTTTTCGCTCGTACCTTTGATATTGATGGATTGGTCACCACCCTGTCAGGGGGCAATGGTGCAGGTAAATCAACCACGATGGCGGCGTTCATTACCGCGTTGATCCCAGACCAAAGTTTGCTGCATTTCCGTAACACAACCGAAGCGGGCAGCAGCCAAGCCTCTCGCGATAAAGGGCTTTACGGTAAGCTACAACCGGGTGCCTGTTACGCGGCATTGGATGTGGTGAACTCACGCAATCAACGCTTACTGTTTGCGGTGAAGCTACAGCAAGTGGCGGGCCGTGACAAAAAAGTGGACATCAAGCCGTTTGTGATTCAAGGCTTGCCAAGTCATGTGAAGCCAACGGATGTGCTGATTGAATCGGTCTCGGCCACTCAGGCGCGCGTTCGTCAAATCAACGAAGTGAAAGAGAGCGTTGCTCAGTATGAGGGCGTTCAGTTTAAGAGCTTCTCTTCGATTGTCGATTACCATGCACAGATGTTTGAGTTTGGCGTTATTCCGAAGAAATTACGCAACTCGAGCGACCGTTCGAAGTTCTACCGCCTGATTGAAGCTTCATTGTATGGCGGTATTTCGAGTGCGATTACTCGTTCACTGCGTGACTACCTGTTGCCACAAAATGGTGGGGTTAAGAAAGCGTTCCAAGATATGGAATCGGCATTGCGTGAAAACCGTATGACGCTGGAAGCGATCAAAACGACGCAAGCTGACCGCGATCTTTTCAAGCATTTGATTACGGAATCCACCAATTATGTGGCGGCAGACTATATGCGTCACGCCAATGAGCGTCACAAGAAGTTAGAGCAAAGTTTGTCACTACGCTCTGAACTCTTTAGCTCACGCGAGACACTGATTGAGCAAAACCGCTTACTGAATCAAGTTCAGCAAGAATTGGAAATGTTGGTTGAATCAGAATCGGCATTGGAGCAAGACTATCAAGGCGCTTCTGACCATTTGCAGTTGGTGCAAAATGCTTTACGTCAGCAAGAGAAAATCGAGCGTTACCAAGAAGATCTTGAAGAGCTGAATGAGCGTCTTGAAGAGCAATCCATGGTCGTGGAAGAAGCGCAAGAGCGCGTCTTAATGGCCGAAGAGCAGTCTACCGTCGCAGAGAACGAAGTAGACAGCTTGAAAACGCAGTTGGCCGATTACCAACAGGCGTTGGATGTGCAGCAAACTCGCGCGCTTCAATATCAACAGGCAGTTCAAGCGCTAGAAAAAGCCAAAGTGCTTTTGTCTGACAGCACGTTAACCGCTGAATCTGCGCAAGCCTTGGTAGCGCAGTTAACCCAAAGCGAAGCAGAGCAGACCCAAGCCTTGTTGGCGCTAAAGCACAAACTGGATATGTCCTCCGCGGCCGCGCAACAGTTTGAAAATGCGCTGAAATTAGTGCACAGCATTGCTGGTCAAGTTGAACGTGCAGAGGCTTCTCGCCATGCGAAAGCGGCTATTCAACAAGCGCGTTCCGCGCAGCAAGTGGTGCAAAACGAAAACCAATGGCGCGCGCAGCATCGTGACTTAGAACGTAGCTTGAATCAGCAAAACCAAGCGCAAGCCTTGGTCGCGGAATACCAAAAAGCACACCAAGTTACGCTTGATGATGAAGTGATGTTTGAGCAAGAGCGTGAACGTCATCATGCCCAACTTGACTCTCTTGAGATTGCGTTGGAAGAGAATCGCGAATTGCGTAGCGAGCAGCGCCGTCAGGAGCAAGATTTACAAAGTGACATCACGCAGCTTCAGGCGATCGCGCCAAAATGGATTGCGGCCAATGATGCACTCGAAAAACTGCGTGAGCAAAGTGGCGCAGAGCTAGCGGATAGCCAATCGGTGATGTCACAAATGCAGCAAGTTCTTGAGCAAGAGAAACAGCTTTCTCAAGCCAAAGACAAGCTGGCAGAGCGTCGCAGCCAACTGGAAAGTGAAATTGAACGTCTGGCCTCTCCTGGTGGTTCTAATGACCCACGTTTGAAAGGTTTAGCGGATACGCTAGGCGGTGTCTTGCTTTCTGAGATCTATGACGACATCACCATTGACGATGCGCCTTACTTCAGTGCGATGTACGGCCCTGCACGTCATGCGATTGTGGTGTCCGATTTGTCGGGCATCGAAGAAAAACTGGTGGAACTCGACGACTGTCCTGAGGATCTTTACATCATTGAAGGCGATGTGGATGCCTTTGATGACAGCTCAATCAAAGCGGAAGAGCTAGAGGGCGCAGTGTGCGTGCGTTTGAACGATCGTCAAATGCGTTACTCTCGTTTCCCTGTGATCCCGCTGTTTGGTCGTGCAGCACGTGAACAACGTTTAGAGCTGCTGCGTAGCGAGCGCGAAGAAGTCGTTGAAAAGCACGCGAAAGCGGCATTTGACGCGCAGAAAATGCAGCGTCTATTCCAAGCGTTTAACCAGTTTGTGGCTGAGCACATCCAAGTGGCCTTTGCTGCGGATCCCGAGCAAGCACTTGTGATTGCGCGCGATAAGCGTAACCAACTGACGCGCACTTTGGCTGAGTTGGAAGCGAAAGAGCTGCAGATGCGCAGCCAAATCCAAAACAGTAAGCAAGCGCTTACCATGCTGGATAAATTGGCACCGATGATGGCGGTGATCAGCGATGACACCATCGGAGAGCGCTTCGCGGAACTGGAAGAGAAAATTGCTCAGTTGGCCGATGCGAAGCAGTTCTTAGGCGCACACGCCAAAGCGGTTGAGCAGTTAGAAAGCCAATTAGCGGTACTTGACGCTGATCCTGAGCAGTTCGATGCACTGGAAGCGCAATATCAAAGCGCAGATAGCCAATTGCAAGCGTTGAAGAAGCAAATTTTCGCCTTGTCGGATTTGGTTGAACGTCGCCACTATTTTGCTTACGCCGATTCGGTTGATCTGCTTAGCAAGAGCAGCGAGCTGAGTGAACAGCTAAAAGCGAAATTGGTGGAAGCGGAACGTGCACGTAGCCGTTACCGTGATGAGCTCAAGCAGCAGCAAGAGCAGATGAACCAATACAACCAAGTGTTGGCCTCTCTAAAGAGTTCATATCAAGCGAAGTTGGAAACGGTTCAAGAATTTAAGCAAGAGCTGGCAGAGTTTGGTGTCAGTGCCGATGAAGGGGCGTTGGAGCGCGCGATTCGTCGTCGTGATGAACTTCACGAGCGTTTGCACACCTCACGCAGCCGTAAGAGCGAGTACGAACGTACCCTTACTTCAACAGAGCTGGGCATGAAAGAACTCGCCAAGCGCTTGAAGAAGGTGCAAAAAGAGTACGTAGAACTGCGTACGTTTGTCGTTGCTGCGAAAGCAGGCTGGTGCTCAGTACTGCGTTTAGCACGTGAAAACGACGTTGAGCGCCGCCTACACAAGCGTGAGCTGGCTTACTTGTCGGCGGGTGAACTGCGTTCCATGTCGGATAAATCACTGGGTGCACTGCGTCTTGCGGTTGCCAACAATGATGATCTGCGTGATGCACTGCGACTCTCTGAAGATAATGCGCGTCCTGAACGCAAAGTATTGTTCTACATTGCGGTTTACCAGCACTTACGTGAGCGTATTCGCCAAGACATCATCCATACCGATGATCCGGTCGAAGCGATTGAAGAGATGGAAGTGGAACTGGCTCGTCTGACTGAAGAGTTGACCATGCGTGAAAACCGCTTGGCCATCAGTTCTGAGTCGGTGGCGAGCATCATTAAGAAAACCATCCAACGTGAACAGAACCGTATTCGCATGTTGAACCAAGGTTTGTCCAATATCTCGTTTGGCCAGGTGAAGGGAGTTCGACTCAATGTGAAAGTGCGCGAAAGCCATGAAGTGTTACTGAATGGTCTCGCCACGCAGCAAGAACAGCATAAAGATCTGTTTGAAACGGCACGTTACACCTTCTCTGAAGCGATGGCGAAACTGTTCCAGCGTGTTAACCCGCACATTGATATGGGGCAACGTTCACCACAAGTCTTGGGTGAAGAACTGCTGGATTACCGCAACTACCTTGAATTGAGCATTGAAGTAAACCGTGGCTCTGATGGTTGGCTACAAGCGGAATCGGGTGCACTGTCTACTGGTGAAGCGATTGGTACTGGCCAATCTATTCTCTTGATGGTGGTGCAAAGCTG
- the mukF gene encoding chromosome partition protein MukF codes for MSETTLNAAEQPIDELVSWVKQHDFSLNLTTERLAFLIAIAVLSNERFDEELGEGELHDAFTIVTRLFEETGEASAFRANNAINELVKQRLISRFTSEMTEGASIYRLSPLAIGITDYYVRHREFSKLRLSIQLSMVAGEMAKAIEAAKQGGTAGHWKKNVYAVLKYSVGEIFDQIDLNQRVMDEQQQSVKQQIADLLNKDWREAINNCESLLSETSNTLKELQDTLQAAGDELQTQILDIQELVYGDEELEFIEETLFGLQMKLDRITSWGQQAIDLWIGYDRHVHKFIRTAIDMDKNRIFSTRLRQSVKDYFDMPWYLTYADAERLSDLRDEALVLRDDEVTGQVPLEVEYEEFQQVNDELAERIGEMLRLHKDNGKPIDLGIVLKDYLAQHPSTHHFDLARIVIDQAVRMGYSESDYQAIQPDWQAINDYGAKVQANVIDRY; via the coding sequence ATGAGTGAGACAACTCTCAATGCTGCAGAGCAACCAATCGATGAATTGGTTAGTTGGGTTAAGCAGCACGATTTCTCATTGAACCTGACCACCGAGCGATTGGCGTTTCTCATCGCCATCGCTGTATTAAGTAACGAAAGGTTTGATGAAGAGTTGGGTGAAGGTGAGCTGCATGATGCGTTTACTATCGTCACTCGACTGTTTGAAGAAACGGGTGAAGCCTCAGCGTTTCGCGCCAATAACGCCATCAATGAGTTGGTTAAGCAGCGCCTGATCAGCCGCTTTACCAGCGAAATGACGGAAGGTGCCAGTATCTACCGTCTTTCGCCGTTGGCGATCGGCATTACTGACTACTATGTCCGTCATCGAGAATTCTCCAAGCTTAGACTATCGATTCAACTCTCCATGGTGGCTGGCGAAATGGCGAAAGCCATTGAAGCGGCCAAGCAAGGCGGGACGGCAGGGCATTGGAAGAAAAATGTCTATGCGGTGCTGAAATATTCAGTGGGTGAGATTTTCGATCAAATCGATCTCAACCAACGCGTGATGGATGAGCAACAACAATCGGTTAAACAGCAAATTGCCGATCTGCTGAACAAAGATTGGCGTGAAGCGATCAACAACTGTGAGTCACTGCTTTCAGAAACCTCGAACACGCTCAAAGAGCTGCAAGATACACTGCAAGCGGCAGGGGATGAGCTGCAAACTCAGATCTTGGATATTCAAGAGTTGGTCTATGGGGATGAAGAACTCGAGTTTATCGAAGAAACTCTGTTTGGGTTGCAGATGAAGCTCGATCGCATCACCAGCTGGGGTCAACAAGCCATCGATCTGTGGATCGGTTACGACCGCCATGTTCACAAATTTATCCGTACCGCGATTGATATGGATAAAAACCGAATCTTCAGTACTCGTCTACGCCAATCGGTCAAAGATTACTTCGACATGCCATGGTATCTCACTTACGCAGATGCGGAACGTTTGAGCGATTTGCGTGATGAAGCCTTAGTGCTGCGTGACGATGAAGTGACCGGACAAGTGCCACTTGAAGTGGAGTATGAAGAGTTTCAACAAGTCAATGATGAGCTTGCCGAGCGTATCGGTGAGATGTTGCGCCTACATAAAGACAACGGCAAGCCGATCGATCTCGGCATTGTGCTGAAAGATTATCTCGCGCAGCACCCTAGCACTCATCATTTCGATTTAGCTCGTATCGTTATCGACCAAGCGGTGCGCATGGGTTATTCCGAATCGGATTACCAAGCGATTCAGCCAGATTGGCAGGCAATTAACGACTACGGCGCAAAGGTACAAGCAAATGTCATCGACCGATATTAA